Proteins encoded in a region of the Calypte anna isolate BGI_N300 chromosome 15, bCalAnn1_v1.p, whole genome shotgun sequence genome:
- the MTFP1 gene encoding mitochondrial fission process protein 1, translating into MGAAEPDLYRDTWVRYLGYANEVGEAFRPLVPVPLVWASYGVATAYVTADAIDKGRRAATAHAQDPAQVTRVGVAVVDTFIWQGLASVAIPGVTINRLCAASLALMGTLTRWPLSLRRWATTALGLATIPLIITPIDRSVDFLMDSSLRKLYQAPGEPPAPH; encoded by the exons ATGGGGGCGGCGGAGCCCGACCTCTACCGGGACACGTGGGTCCGGTACCTGG GTTATGCCAATGAGGTGGGCGAGGCCTTCCGCCCGCTGGTACCGGTACCGCTGGTCTGGGCCAGCTACGGCGTGGCTACCGCTTACGTGACTGCTGACGCCATCGACAAAGGCCGCCGAGCTGCCACC gCTCATGCCCAGGACCCTGCGCAGGTGACCCGGGTGGGGGTGGCCGTGGTGGACACCTTCATCTGGCAGGGTCTGGCCTCGGTGGCCATCCCCGGTGTCACCATCAACCGCCTCTGCGCCGCCTCGCTGGCCCTGATGGGGACACTGACCCGCTGGCCCCTGTCCCTGCGCCGCTGGGCCACCACTGCTCTGGGGCTGGCCACCATCCCCCTCATCATCACCCCCATTGACAG GAGCGTGGATTTCCTGATGGATTCCAGCCTCCGGAAGCTCTACCAGGCACCAGGAGAGCCCCCGGCCCCACACTGA